In Nasonia vitripennis strain AsymCx chromosome 2, Nvit_psr_1.1, whole genome shotgun sequence, a genomic segment contains:
- the LOC100119893 gene encoding eyes absent homolog 4 isoform X1, whose amino-acid sequence MGKKVQWDSADDDRSDMLTEDNDPTKPAGVLDNAGSVSSSTEASIQHPRSANNEAEVKNEVQDCPETESVPGGELYIDENAEEKEHEYPDSMEKADYGSLYGANPFYNSLYNSPSCGSTAVSKGSSSLQSSYLGSYTAPSSMTQYSSYPGYNSGSASFPTVPQNISAASQKLDYTAYSTSLYGNDRVPLQYSSYYPMPGYHPTPTSFNISNLNFVDSTKSALTLDATAHDTNDLTARETANVEGGSAKPCKRGRRQSGSGNSIGSADTTEAGPDRIFIWDLDETIVVLQSLVSGQFATTYNKDPTILAQLAYRMEEIVFYLADTHFFFNDIESLRSQECDQAHIDDVSSDDNGMDLSSYNFANDGFHCEAASNGICLPSGVRGGVDWMRKLAFRYRKIKETYCNYRNNVGGLLGATKREHWLNLRAEIEQQTENWLTVAVKCLSLIGKRSHCVNILVTSDQLIPSLSKVLLFGLGGLFPIENIYSANKTGKESCFGRIMARFGRKCTYVVIGDGSDEEAAARFHNFPFWRIKSHSDMQALYNALEMDFL is encoded by the exons ATGGGAAAGAAGGTGCAGTGGGATTCAGCCGACGACGA CAGGAGTGATATGTTAACCGAAGACAATGACCCGACGAAACCGGCAGGGGTTCTAGACAATGCTGGCAGCGTGTCTTCGTCGACGGAGGCCTCGATACAGCACCCACGCAGCGCAAACAATG AAGCAGAAGTTAAGAATGAGGTGCAGGACTGCCCGGAGACGGAGAGCGTGCCGGGAGGCGAGCTGTACATCGACGAGAACGCGGAGGAGAAGGAGCACGAGTATCCGGACTCGATGGAGAAGGCCGACTACGGCTCGCTCTACGGAGCCAATCCTTTCTACAATAG CCTGTACAACTCGCCGTCCTGCGGGAGCACAGCCGTCTCGAAGGGCTCGTCGTCCCTGCAGAGCTCGTATCTAGGCTCCTACACGGCGCCGAGCTCGATGACGCAGTACTCATCTTACCCGGGCTACAACAGCGGCTCCGCCAGCTTTCCTACCGTCCCCCAGAACATATCCGCAGCCTCTCAG AAGCTCGACTACACGGCCTACAGTACCTCGCTCTACGGAAACGACAGGGTACCGTTGCAGTATTCCAGCTACTACCCCATGCCCGGCTACCATCCGACGCCGACGTCctttaatattagtaatttAAATTTCGTCG ATTCAACGAAATCGGCGCTGACGCTGGACGCGACTGCTCACGATACAAACGATCTGACCGCGAGGGAGACCGCAAATGTCGAAG GTGGCAGCGCGAAGCCCTGCAAGCGCGGACGCCGGCAGAGCGGAAGCGGAAACAGTATTGGCTCGGCGGACACGACGGAGGCCGGGCCCGACCGGATATTCATCTGGGACCTCGACGAAACCATAGTCGTCCTGCAGTCGCTCGTCAGCGGTCAGTTCGCCACGACTTACAACAAGGACCCGACGATACTCGCCCAGCTCGCTTACAGGATGGAGGAGATCGTCTTCTACCTGGCGGACACGCACTTCTTCTTCAACGACATCGAG AGCTTGCGCTCGCAGGAGTGCGACCAGGCGCACATCGACGACGTCTCGTCCGACGACAACGGTATGGACCTGTCCTCGTACAACTTCGCCAACGACGGCTTCCACTGCGAGGCTGCGAGCAACGGCATCTGCCTGCCCTCGGGTGTGAGGGGTGGCGTCGATTGGATGCGAAAGCTGGCCTTTCGCTATCGCAAGATCAAGGAGACGTATTGCAACTACCGGAACAACGTCGGCGGACTGCTCGGCGCGACGAAGCGCGAGCACTGGCTCAACCTCAGGGCCGAGATCGAGCAGCAGACCGAGAACTGGCTCACCGTTGCCGTCAAGTGTCTCAGCCTCATCGGCAAGAGGAGCCACTGCGTCAACATACTCGTCACCTCGGATCAGCTCATACCCTCGCTCTCCAAGGTCCTGCTCTTCGGCCTTGGCGGACTCTTTCCCATAGAGAACATCTATTCGGCTAACAAAACCG GCAAAGAGAGCTGCTTCGGCAGGATCATGGCGAGATTCGGACGCAAGTGCACATACGTCGTGATAGGCGACGGCTCGGACGAGGAGGCTGCGGCGCGCTTTCACAATTTTCCCTTCTGGAGGATAAAGAGCCACTCGGACATGCAGGCGCTATACAACGCCCTCGAAATGGACTTCCTCTAA
- the LOC100119893 gene encoding eyes absent homolog 4 isoform X2 — protein sequence MGKKVQWDSADDESDMLTEDNDPTKPAGVLDNAGSVSSSTEASIQHPRSANNEAEVKNEVQDCPETESVPGGELYIDENAEEKEHEYPDSMEKADYGSLYGANPFYNSLYNSPSCGSTAVSKGSSSLQSSYLGSYTAPSSMTQYSSYPGYNSGSASFPTVPQNISAASQKLDYTAYSTSLYGNDRVPLQYSSYYPMPGYHPTPTSFNISNLNFVDSTKSALTLDATAHDTNDLTARETANVEGGSAKPCKRGRRQSGSGNSIGSADTTEAGPDRIFIWDLDETIVVLQSLVSGQFATTYNKDPTILAQLAYRMEEIVFYLADTHFFFNDIESLRSQECDQAHIDDVSSDDNGMDLSSYNFANDGFHCEAASNGICLPSGVRGGVDWMRKLAFRYRKIKETYCNYRNNVGGLLGATKREHWLNLRAEIEQQTENWLTVAVKCLSLIGKRSHCVNILVTSDQLIPSLSKVLLFGLGGLFPIENIYSANKTGKESCFGRIMARFGRKCTYVVIGDGSDEEAAARFHNFPFWRIKSHSDMQALYNALEMDFL from the exons ATGGGAAAGAAGGTGCAGTGGGATTCAGCCGACGACGA GAGTGATATGTTAACCGAAGACAATGACCCGACGAAACCGGCAGGGGTTCTAGACAATGCTGGCAGCGTGTCTTCGTCGACGGAGGCCTCGATACAGCACCCACGCAGCGCAAACAATG AAGCAGAAGTTAAGAATGAGGTGCAGGACTGCCCGGAGACGGAGAGCGTGCCGGGAGGCGAGCTGTACATCGACGAGAACGCGGAGGAGAAGGAGCACGAGTATCCGGACTCGATGGAGAAGGCCGACTACGGCTCGCTCTACGGAGCCAATCCTTTCTACAATAG CCTGTACAACTCGCCGTCCTGCGGGAGCACAGCCGTCTCGAAGGGCTCGTCGTCCCTGCAGAGCTCGTATCTAGGCTCCTACACGGCGCCGAGCTCGATGACGCAGTACTCATCTTACCCGGGCTACAACAGCGGCTCCGCCAGCTTTCCTACCGTCCCCCAGAACATATCCGCAGCCTCTCAG AAGCTCGACTACACGGCCTACAGTACCTCGCTCTACGGAAACGACAGGGTACCGTTGCAGTATTCCAGCTACTACCCCATGCCCGGCTACCATCCGACGCCGACGTCctttaatattagtaatttAAATTTCGTCG ATTCAACGAAATCGGCGCTGACGCTGGACGCGACTGCTCACGATACAAACGATCTGACCGCGAGGGAGACCGCAAATGTCGAAG GTGGCAGCGCGAAGCCCTGCAAGCGCGGACGCCGGCAGAGCGGAAGCGGAAACAGTATTGGCTCGGCGGACACGACGGAGGCCGGGCCCGACCGGATATTCATCTGGGACCTCGACGAAACCATAGTCGTCCTGCAGTCGCTCGTCAGCGGTCAGTTCGCCACGACTTACAACAAGGACCCGACGATACTCGCCCAGCTCGCTTACAGGATGGAGGAGATCGTCTTCTACCTGGCGGACACGCACTTCTTCTTCAACGACATCGAG AGCTTGCGCTCGCAGGAGTGCGACCAGGCGCACATCGACGACGTCTCGTCCGACGACAACGGTATGGACCTGTCCTCGTACAACTTCGCCAACGACGGCTTCCACTGCGAGGCTGCGAGCAACGGCATCTGCCTGCCCTCGGGTGTGAGGGGTGGCGTCGATTGGATGCGAAAGCTGGCCTTTCGCTATCGCAAGATCAAGGAGACGTATTGCAACTACCGGAACAACGTCGGCGGACTGCTCGGCGCGACGAAGCGCGAGCACTGGCTCAACCTCAGGGCCGAGATCGAGCAGCAGACCGAGAACTGGCTCACCGTTGCCGTCAAGTGTCTCAGCCTCATCGGCAAGAGGAGCCACTGCGTCAACATACTCGTCACCTCGGATCAGCTCATACCCTCGCTCTCCAAGGTCCTGCTCTTCGGCCTTGGCGGACTCTTTCCCATAGAGAACATCTATTCGGCTAACAAAACCG GCAAAGAGAGCTGCTTCGGCAGGATCATGGCGAGATTCGGACGCAAGTGCACATACGTCGTGATAGGCGACGGCTCGGACGAGGAGGCTGCGGCGCGCTTTCACAATTTTCCCTTCTGGAGGATAAAGAGCCACTCGGACATGCAGGCGCTATACAACGCCCTCGAAATGGACTTCCTCTAA
- the LOC100119893 gene encoding eyes absent homolog 4 isoform X3, which yields MLTEDNDPTKPAGVLDNAGSVSSSTEASIQHPRSANNEAEVKNEVQDCPETESVPGGELYIDENAEEKEHEYPDSMEKADYGSLYGANPFYNSLYNSPSCGSTAVSKGSSSLQSSYLGSYTAPSSMTQYSSYPGYNSGSASFPTVPQNISAASQKLDYTAYSTSLYGNDRVPLQYSSYYPMPGYHPTPTSFNISNLNFVDSTKSALTLDATAHDTNDLTARETANVEGGSAKPCKRGRRQSGSGNSIGSADTTEAGPDRIFIWDLDETIVVLQSLVSGQFATTYNKDPTILAQLAYRMEEIVFYLADTHFFFNDIESLRSQECDQAHIDDVSSDDNGMDLSSYNFANDGFHCEAASNGICLPSGVRGGVDWMRKLAFRYRKIKETYCNYRNNVGGLLGATKREHWLNLRAEIEQQTENWLTVAVKCLSLIGKRSHCVNILVTSDQLIPSLSKVLLFGLGGLFPIENIYSANKTGKESCFGRIMARFGRKCTYVVIGDGSDEEAAARFHNFPFWRIKSHSDMQALYNALEMDFL from the exons ATGTTAACCGAAGACAATGACCCGACGAAACCGGCAGGGGTTCTAGACAATGCTGGCAGCGTGTCTTCGTCGACGGAGGCCTCGATACAGCACCCACGCAGCGCAAACAATG AAGCAGAAGTTAAGAATGAGGTGCAGGACTGCCCGGAGACGGAGAGCGTGCCGGGAGGCGAGCTGTACATCGACGAGAACGCGGAGGAGAAGGAGCACGAGTATCCGGACTCGATGGAGAAGGCCGACTACGGCTCGCTCTACGGAGCCAATCCTTTCTACAATAG CCTGTACAACTCGCCGTCCTGCGGGAGCACAGCCGTCTCGAAGGGCTCGTCGTCCCTGCAGAGCTCGTATCTAGGCTCCTACACGGCGCCGAGCTCGATGACGCAGTACTCATCTTACCCGGGCTACAACAGCGGCTCCGCCAGCTTTCCTACCGTCCCCCAGAACATATCCGCAGCCTCTCAG AAGCTCGACTACACGGCCTACAGTACCTCGCTCTACGGAAACGACAGGGTACCGTTGCAGTATTCCAGCTACTACCCCATGCCCGGCTACCATCCGACGCCGACGTCctttaatattagtaatttAAATTTCGTCG ATTCAACGAAATCGGCGCTGACGCTGGACGCGACTGCTCACGATACAAACGATCTGACCGCGAGGGAGACCGCAAATGTCGAAG GTGGCAGCGCGAAGCCCTGCAAGCGCGGACGCCGGCAGAGCGGAAGCGGAAACAGTATTGGCTCGGCGGACACGACGGAGGCCGGGCCCGACCGGATATTCATCTGGGACCTCGACGAAACCATAGTCGTCCTGCAGTCGCTCGTCAGCGGTCAGTTCGCCACGACTTACAACAAGGACCCGACGATACTCGCCCAGCTCGCTTACAGGATGGAGGAGATCGTCTTCTACCTGGCGGACACGCACTTCTTCTTCAACGACATCGAG AGCTTGCGCTCGCAGGAGTGCGACCAGGCGCACATCGACGACGTCTCGTCCGACGACAACGGTATGGACCTGTCCTCGTACAACTTCGCCAACGACGGCTTCCACTGCGAGGCTGCGAGCAACGGCATCTGCCTGCCCTCGGGTGTGAGGGGTGGCGTCGATTGGATGCGAAAGCTGGCCTTTCGCTATCGCAAGATCAAGGAGACGTATTGCAACTACCGGAACAACGTCGGCGGACTGCTCGGCGCGACGAAGCGCGAGCACTGGCTCAACCTCAGGGCCGAGATCGAGCAGCAGACCGAGAACTGGCTCACCGTTGCCGTCAAGTGTCTCAGCCTCATCGGCAAGAGGAGCCACTGCGTCAACATACTCGTCACCTCGGATCAGCTCATACCCTCGCTCTCCAAGGTCCTGCTCTTCGGCCTTGGCGGACTCTTTCCCATAGAGAACATCTATTCGGCTAACAAAACCG GCAAAGAGAGCTGCTTCGGCAGGATCATGGCGAGATTCGGACGCAAGTGCACATACGTCGTGATAGGCGACGGCTCGGACGAGGAGGCTGCGGCGCGCTTTCACAATTTTCCCTTCTGGAGGATAAAGAGCCACTCGGACATGCAGGCGCTATACAACGCCCTCGAAATGGACTTCCTCTAA
- the LOC100119862 gene encoding digestive cysteine proteinase 1, whose translation MKMFLLAFNCIFLLCGLCSASPVKAPLFSTGYTAKGTLYIPYAEIREPFYAWYDAQSGNSRIDYYGGMVKTYQLSKEGPYGSSIKIAPVTDEDNFNKETCLQVNGTSDARIDLQTIIPDTTGMECIGEEMINGLACEKWRLIDSFGEKTNKYTLWIRYKKSPSTPQMKEAIPVRYEMRGFNTLLGSHYDHYYLDYDWYSFETPSSEVFQVEQNASCVSFPGPGEHRIYTFNPMKEFIHNHQAHVDMAFDRFKKTHNKNYAHDLEHKQRKEHFRHNLRFIHSINRANLGFTLDVNHLADRNEAELKVLRGKQYTQHGYNGGMPFPHDVEKEKADVPDSFDWRLYGAVTPVKDQSVCGSCWSFGTTGAVEGAYFMKYKKLVRLSQQALIDCSWGFGNNGCDGGEDFRSYQWIIKHGGLPTEEEYGGYLGQDGYCHIKNVTQIAKLKGFVNVDTNNVDAMKLALFKHGPISVAIDASHKTFSFYSNGVYYEPACGNTENSLDHAVLAVGYGTINGKGFWLIKNSWSNYWGNDGYILMAQKNNNCGVMTAPTYAIAA comes from the exons ATGAAAATGTTTCTTCTTGCCTTTAACTGCATTTTTCTGCTATGCG gaCTTTGTTCTGCCAGCCCTGTGAAAGCTCCGTTATTTAGCACAGGCTATACTGCAAAGGGAACCTTGTATATTCCCTATGCCGAAATTCGTGAACCCTTTTATGCATGGTATGATGCCCAAAGTGGTAACAGCAGAATAGATTACTATGGAG GTATGGTCAAAACTTACCAACTATCAAAGGAAGGACCTTATGGAAGTAGCATTAAAATTGCTCCAGTGACAGATGAAGacaattttaataaagaaaCCTGCCTCCAAGTTAATGGAACTAGTGATGCTAGAATAGATTTACAAACTATAATACCAGATACAACTGGAATGGAG TGCATTggtgaggaaatgatcaatggTTTGGCTTGTGAGAAATGGCGCCTGATAGATAGTTTTGGAGAAAAAACGAATAAATATACTTTGTGGATTCGGTACAAG AAATCACCGTCGACTCCTCAAATGAAGGAAGCTATACCAGTAAGATATGAAATGCGAGGTTTCAATACACTCTTAGGATCTCATTATGATCACTATTACTTGGACTATGACTGGTATTCCTTTGAAACACCAAGCTCTGAAGTTTTCCAAGTTGAGCAAA ATGCAAGTTGTGTCAGCTTCCCTGGTCCAGGAGAACATCGAATTTACACATTCAATCCAATGAAGGAATTCATTCACAACCATCAAGCACATGTTGACATGGCTTTTGATCGCTTCAAGAAAACGCACAACAAAAATTATGCCCACGATTTGGAGCACAAGCAAAGAAAAGAACATTTTAGGCATAATCTTAG atttatTCACTCCATAAATCGCGCTAACTTGGGTTTCACATTGGATGTTAATCATCTGGCAGATCGTAATGAAGCCGAATTAAAAGTTCTACGTGGAAAACAGTACACTCAGCATGGATATAATGGAGGAATGCCGTTCCCCCATGAtgtggaaaaagaaaaagctgaTGTTCCAGACAGTTTTGATTGGAGGCTATATGGAGCTGTTACGCCTGTAAAAG ATCAATCTGTATGTGGCTCTTGTTGGAGTTTTGGTACAACTGGAGCAGTAGAAGGCGCCTATTTCATGAAGTATAAGAAATTAGTAAGGCTTTCGCAACag GCTCTCATTGATTGTTCCTGGGGCTTTGGGAATAATGGTTGTGATGGTGGCGAAGACTTCCGTTCTTACCAGTGGATAATAAAACATGGAGGTTTACCAACGGAAGAAGAATATGGTGGTTATCTTGGCCAG GATGGATATTGTCATATCAAGAATGTAACACAAATTGCAAAACTGAAAGGATTCGTTAATGTCGATACTAATAACGTAGATGCTATGAAGCTTGCTCTTTTCAAGCATGGCCCAATATCAGTAGCCATCGACGCTTCTCACAAAACGTTTTCGTTCTACTCAAACGGCGTTTATTATGAACCAGCTTGTG gCAACACAGAGAATTCGCTTGATCACGCTGTTTTAGCTGTGGGTTATGGAACCATAAATGGAAAAGGATTCTGGCTCATCAAGAACTCGTGGTCTAATTATTGGGGTAACGATGGATATATATTGATGGCGCAAAAGAACAATAACTGCGGTGTCATGACTGCGCCAACATATGCTATTGCAGCTTAA
- the LOC100115117 gene encoding electron transfer flavoprotein regulatory factor 1, which yields MSQKSKVINLYKTLLFMGKDYPKGFEFFRSTLKKVFEKNKNETDPEKIEKMIAHGNYVIKELEALYMLKKYRTLKRRYYD from the exons ATGTCCCAAAAGAGTAAAGTAATAAACCTTTATAAAACG CTGCTGTTTATGGGAAAAGATTATCCAAAAGGATTTGAGTTTTTTCGGAGCACATTAAAAAAAGTgttcgaaaaaaacaaaaatgagaCAGACccagaaaaaatcgaaaaaatgatTGCTCATGGAAATTATGTTATTAAGGAACTCGAGGCGTTATATATGTTGAAAAAGTATAGAACGTTGAAAAGAAGATATTATGACTAA